CCTGAATGGTTGGCTCGGCTGCCTACGCATGATGCGGTGACCGCCGTCGTGAGCGATGATTTGCCGGGGGCGGTGGCGCGCTGCCAAGCGAGCGACTTCTTCGTCGTCATGACGCGCGGGCACGCATCCGATCTGCCCATTCTTACCGAGCTCTACCGTCTTCATCCCGCGCCGCGCTACGTCGGGTGTATGGGCAGCGCGGTGAAAGCCGCGCGCCTGCGCCGCGAGCTCGCCCTTGCTGACGTTTCCGTCGCAGCCTTGGCTAACTTTTACTGCCCCATTGGCCTGCCGGTTGGCGGCAATGTGCCAGCCGAGATTGCGATTAGTGTCGTTGCGCAGCTGCTGCAAGTGCGGGATAGCGGGACCTCCCAGCCGGGGGCCGACGCTGCCGCCAGCGCGCCATGACTGTGCATTTGCTCAGCTTTGGCCACGCCTAGCGGCGCGCCGCGCCCCGTCAAGTTCGATAAGTTGCCACCTCACCCGAACTGACTGAAATTACTAGGCAGTGACAGGGCACGGGTTCGCACATACGTCGGTGTTGGCAGACGAGGTGATGCATGCCCTCGCGCCACGCCAGGGCGGCACCTATTGCGACGGCACACTGGGCGGCGCCGGCCACGCGCTTCTCATCGCGCAGGCACTGGGACCCAGTGGCCACCTTATCGGCATCGATCGCGATTTGGTGGCGCATCGCGCCGCACGCGAGGTGCTCGCCGCCGCACCATGCAACGTGACCTTGCTGCACGGCACCTTTGGCGACGTCGAGACGCTGCTCGCGGCCGCCGGCATCGCGCGCGTCGACGGCTTTTTGCTCGACGTCGGCGTGTCGTCGCCGCAGCTCGATCACGCCGAGCGCGGCTTTTCGTTCATGCACGCCGGGCCGATCGATATGCGCATGGATCCAAGCAGCGGCCCAACCGCGCTCGACCTCATCAAGACCAGCAGCGAACATGAGCTCTCCAACATCTTGCGCGACTATGGCGAAGAGCGCTATGCGCGCCGCATCGCGCAGATGCTGCAAGCTGCCGCCGCCGCGGACGCGCTTCACACCACGCTCGACGTAGCAAAGATTTGCGTCGAGGCGATTCCCAAGAAGGACCAGGCCAAGTCACATATCCACGCGGCGACGCGCACCTTTCAAGGGCTGCGGATCGCGGTAAATCGCGAATTGGAACAGCTAGAGCGCTTTCTCGAGGCATTTCCGCGCTTGCTTGCGCCGCGCGGTCGTTGCGCAATCATCAGCTTTCACTCACTAGAGGATCGGCTGGTAAAGCACGCCTTTCGCGACCTAGCGTGGGCGTCATCGTTGCCGCAAAATACGCGGCCGAGGCAGGCGAGCGTGCCGCCCCGGTGTGCACGCTCGTGACGCCCAAGGCAATTTTCGCCGAGGAGGCCGAGCTGGCGCACAATCCGCGCGCGCGCTCGGCACGGCTGCGCGCGTGTGAGCGCACCGACGCGCCGTATATTGAGAAAGTGAAGCAACCAAAATGAACTATCCGCAGCGATTCTATCGGCTGACCCGCCCGCTTGCCGCCCGGCTAAGTCAACCCAAGCGGTTGGCGCTGATGGTGGGCTTGGCTGCCCTCGTGGCCATGATGGCGATGGCGATCGTGCATCGACGCCAACGCATCGTGCACCTGGGCTATGAATTGTCGCAATTGGTCAAGGAGCGCGAGACGCTCGCAGAGGACGTGCGCGGCCTGCAGGTTGAACGCGCGGTGTTGGCGGCGCCAGATCGCGTACGCCGGCTGGCGCTCGAGCTTGGCATGCAGCCACCGCAGGCGACCGATGTCACCTCGGTGCCCTATGTGGCGCCGGCCACGGAGGCGCCATGAGCAGCGGGTTACTACGCAAAGAAGCGCCGCCAATTGGTTCGGCCGCGATGAAGCGAGGCATGCTAGTCGCCTTGACGCTGGTCTTGGGCTTTGCCGGCTTGGGGTGGCGTTCGTGGCAGCTACAGGTCGTGCACGGCGCGCAATTTCGCGATAAGGCGGCGCGGCAACACGAGAGCGTGGTGCGGCAGGCGGCGACGCGCGGCGCGATCTTGGATGCCGATGGCAAGCCGTTAGCCATCACCGCCGATGGCGAGTCCATTTTCGCCGATCCACGCAAGGTGGTTGATGTTACCGCGACCGCCGAACGGCTTGGCGCGATCTTGCAGCGCGATGTGCGCGAGCTCGAAGATCTGTTGTCGTCGCCAAAGCAATTTGTCTGGCTGGCGCGGTTTGCCGAGGGTGCGCAGATCGACGCCATCAACGCCGCGAAGTTGCCCGGCGTCGCGGTGAAACGCGAGCCGCGGCGGTGGTATCCCGCCAGCGGTTCGATCGGTACCTTGATCGGCTTTGCCGGCATCGACGGCGACGGCATCGACGGTCTCGAGCTGAGCCTCAACGATTATCTGCGCGGGCAGGACGCTAGCATCGAGGCCCTGCGCGACGCGCGCGGCAAGACGATGTTGGCCAATGGCACCACGGCGGCGATGGCAGGCAGCACCGTGCGACTTGTCGATCGATCGCACGATCCAAGACATCGCCGACGCCGCGTTGCGCGAGTCGATTGAAACCAATGTCGCGGTCGCGGGCACGGTGGTCGTGCTCGATGTGAAAACGGGGCGGGTGCTTGCGATCGCAACGGCCCCAAACTACGACTCTAACAAGCCCGGCGATGCCGAACAAACCCAGGCGCGCAATCGCGCGGTCACGGACGCCTTTGAAATTGGCTCGGTGATGAAGCTGTTCACGATCGCGGCCGCGCTCGATAGCGGCATCACCACGCCGCACGAGCGCTACTTCGTAAAAAACGGCTGGAAGGTCGGCAGCAAGCATTTCAGGGACACCCACGAAGATGGCATTTTGACGACGTCTGAAATCATCAAGCGGTCGTCGAACGTCGGCACCATTCAGATCGCGCTCCGCTTGGGTGCGCTTGGCCTGTTTGACGCGCTCGCGCGCTACGGCTTTGGCACGCCTACGGGCATCGAGTTGCCCGGGGAGCGCGCCGGCACGCTGCGCCACGGCAAGACGTGGCGCGACATCGAGCTGGCGACCATGTCATTTGGCTATGGGCTGCAAGTCACGCCGCTGCAGCTCGCGGCCGCCGTCGCCGCGATTGGCAATGATGGCGTGTATCAAGCGCCGCGCATCGTCGCCGACGTGGCCGACGCCTTCGGGCGTTCAATCTACACGCCGGATGCGCAACCTCGTCGCGTCATGAAAGCCGAAACCGCGACGGCGGTGCGCGAGATGATGCGCAGCGTCTATGAGGGTGGCGAGCTGCCGGGCACGGCGGCCAAGGCGCCAGTACCGGGCTTTGTCTGTGGCGGCAAGACCGGGACGGCGCGCAAGCTCGACGTTAAGACCAAGGGGTACGGTGTGAAGAAGTATTACGCGTCGTTTGCCGGCTTGGCGCCGATTGAGTCGCCGACGCTCGCCATTGTCGTGCTCATCGATGAACCCACCGGCAAGAATATTTATGGCGGCAGCGTCGCGGCGCCGGTATTCGCACGCGTCGCCAGCGAGGCCCTTACGTACCTAGGCGTCGCTGGTACGCCAACCCCCGCGCCCTCGGCACCAGGTAGCAGCGAGGGCGCCGCCGCGGTTGTGACCGTGAGTCCTGCGATCGATGCTAACGAGGAAGGGGCCGACGTGGACGGCCTGCTTGGCCTTCCCGCCGACCTTGGCCTCGCGCTCGATGGCGCGGAGCTCTATCGCGACGACCTGCAGCAGGTGCCGAGCTTGATCGGCCTCAGCATGCCTGCGGCACTTGAGTTAGCCGCCGAACGCGGCCTCGAGCTCGCGGTTACGGGTAGCGGCATCGTGGTCGGCCAGCAAGCGCAGTGGCAGGACGGCAGGTTGGTGGTACATGTTCATTTTGCCGACGGCCGGGAATTCGTACGCCATGAAACAACAAGCCGCGACGTTGGGCCTGCTCTGCGACGCCTTGGCGGCCGCGGGGCTGCTGCTCGAGCACGATGTCCGTGAATCGGACAAGTCGCGCATCGCCCAACTCGTCACCGAAGACTCGCGTCAGCTCGCCCCTGGCGCCGTGTTTGTCGCGATCGCAGGCAGCCGGCAGGACGGCCATGCGTTGGTGCCGCAGGCGCACGACGCTGGCGCAATTGCCGCGGTCTGTGAGCGGCGCCTAGACGTCGACGTGCCTCAGCTCATCGTGACCAGCACCCGCCGCGCCCTCGGGGTGTTGGTCGGGCTCATGCATGGCGAGCCCGCGCGGGCCCTTGCCTTGGTCGGCATTACCGGCACCAATGGCAAGACGACCACGAGCTATCTTGTCGAAGCCATCTTGAGCGCGGCGGTGCACAAGCCAG
The genomic region above belongs to Myxococcales bacterium and contains:
- a CDS encoding XdhC family protein encodes the protein MTAVVSDDLPGAVARCQASDFFVVMTRGHASDLPILTELYRLHPAPRYVGCMGSAVKAARLRRELALADVSVAALANFYCPIGLPVGGNVPAEIAISVVAQLLQVRDSGTSQPGADAAASAP
- the ftsL gene encoding cell division protein FtsL; its protein translation is MNYPQRFYRLTRPLAARLSQPKRLALMVGLAALVAMMAMAIVHRRQRIVHLGYELSQLVKERETLAEDVRGLQVERAVLAAPDRVRRLALELGMQPPQATDVTSVPYVAPATEAP